A genomic window from Silene latifolia isolate original U9 population chromosome 11, ASM4854445v1, whole genome shotgun sequence includes:
- the LOC141613474 gene encoding uncharacterized protein LOC141613474 produces MVYQWLLGSYPKKDWVPMVWNRVCVPKHNFSTWIYVQQRFLTQDRIQKFRVISAGVCYLCGLHMETHSHLFFDCSFSMQCLKHLQTWLQIQWQGSVLEWILRWRCRSLLKKQVIMAAISGLIYSIWDCRNKCRLEHYITQPARVVKGIHQMLRIRLNKVDFDKGRVKCKAWLKQIDVID; encoded by the coding sequence ATGGTTTATCAGTGGTTACTTGGTTCCTACCCAAAGAAGGACTGGGTGCCTATGGTCTGGAATAGAGTGTGTGTGCCTAAACACAACTTTAGTACTTGGATCTATGTGCAGCAGCGTTTTTTAACTCAGGATAGAATACAGAAGTTTCGTGTCATCAGTGCTGGTGTTTGTTATCTGTGTGGGCTGCATATGGAAACGCACAGTCATCTGTTCTTTGATTGTTCATTCAGTATGCAATGTTTGAAGCATCTCCAGACCTGGTTACAGATTCAGTGGCAGGGGAGTGTGCTGGAGTGGATACTTAGATGGAGATGCAGATCACTATTGAAAAAACAGGTGATCATGGCGGCTATATCTGGACTAATTTACAGTATATGGGATTGCAGGAATAAGTGCAGGTTGGAACATTATATCACCCAACCAGCTCGAGTAGTGAAAGGAATTCATCAGATGTTGAGAATACGGTTGAACAAAGTGGATTTTGATAAGGGAAGAGTTAAATGTAAGGCTTGGTTAAAACAAATTGATGTAATAGATTAA